The following DNA comes from Myxococcota bacterium.
AGCCCGTGGCGCTGGTCGCGCGCGCCGGCGACGTGGCGCTGTTCGTGTCCGATGCCTGGCACCGCGGCATGCCGGCGCGCCCCGGCGGCACCGGCCGCCTGTTCCTGCAGGTGCACTACGCTCGCCGCGACCTGGCGCAGCGCATCCGCACGACCGCCGACGTGAACCAGCTCTCGCCCGAGGCGATCGAGCGCATCGGCTCGCCGCGCGAGCGCACGCTGCTCGGCCTGCACTCGCCCTTCTTCTACGACGGCTGAATCAGTGAGTCACTGACACGACGGGAGCTGGTCGGGGAACTGCGTCTTGTGCGCGTTCTTCGACCAGCAGTTGCCCGTGCCCGTGCCGTCCCAGGCCAGGTCCACGGCGAACACCGGCTGGATCAGCGGCGACGGGTTGGCGCCGTTGCCGAACACGGCGTTGTGATCGACCTGGGCGTCGTCGGAATTGGGCTCGATGTCGAGCGCCGAGCAGGCGTCGTCGGGCAGCTGCTGCGCCACGCAGAAGTTCGCCACCGCGATGCCGTACGAGTCGTTGTTCAGCACCAGGTTGTGGTCGACCCGGTTGTCGTCGGCGGCCAGCACGAGGATGCCCGTGCCCGGCGGAACGCCGCACACCGCGTCCTCGGGATCGATGCAGGTGTTGGCCTTGTTGTTGGCCTGCACCCAGTTGTGGTCGATGCGGTTGCCCGCGTTCTGCTTCACGTCGAGGAAGGGCAGGGTGAAGCTCAGGATGCCGCCGGTGTTGCCGGTCGAGACGTTGTGGTCGAGGCGCACGTCGTGACAGTTCTCGATCTCGAAGCCACTCACGTTGCCGCGCGCCAGGTTGTGGTCGACCTGCACGTTCTGCGACTGCCCGATGTAGACGCCCGTGTCGTTCGAGCCGGTGGCCAGGTTGAACTGCACCACGCCGTTGCTCGAGTGACTCGGGAAGATTCCGTACTCGCCGTTGTCGTTGGTCTGGTTGAAGCGCACGCTGAAGTCGTCGACGCAGAGCAGGAAGATGCCCTGGCCGTCGAAGCCGTTCACGGTGAAGCCGGTGACCGAAGCGCCGGCCAGGCGCACGCCATCGGAGTTCGCGCAGGTGGTCGGATCGGCGTCGACGGCGCCGAAGCTGATGCCGCGCTCCTGGCCGCCCGCGTTCTCGAGGATCACCGCGCCGGAGTCCGGCTTGCCGTGGTGACCCTTGGCCTTGCCCTTGTGCTTGCCCTTGCCGGGTCCGTCATCGCCCGGGTCGTTGTCGTCGCCCGGGTCGTCCTGCGGGTCGAAGCGCTTGGGCTTGCTCATGCCCACCAGCGAGATGCCCGGCTTGGTCACGGACACGGCGCACATGTGACTCGGGTCGCCGGGACAGGGCGCGCCGGCTTCGTGGTAGGTGCCGGGGAAGACCTTGATCGTGTCCCCCGGGTTGGCCTGGTCGACGGCGGCCTGGATCGAGTCACCGGAGTGGACGGTGAAGGTCTTGGCCGAAGCGCCGGCGGCGGCGAGCAGCGAAGCCACGGCGAAGGCGGCGAGGAACACGCGCATGGGACTCCCTCCTGTTGGCTCCACGCTACGTCTGCCGGAGCAGCCGGGTCAACGTGCGAGCATCACAGTCACGGCAACTTTCTCCAAGTGTTCGCATTCCG
Coding sequences within:
- a CDS encoding parallel beta-helix domain-containing protein encodes the protein MRVFLAAFAVASLLAAAGASAKTFTVHSGDSIQAAVDQANPGDTIKVFPGTYHEAGAPCPGDPSHMCAVSVTKPGISLVGMSKPKRFDPQDDPGDDNDPGDDGPGKGKHKGKAKGHHGKPDSGAVILENAGGQERGISFGAVDADPTTCANSDGVRLAGASVTGFTVNGFDGQGIFLLCVDDFSVRFNQTNDNGEYGIFPSHSSNGVVQFNLATGSNDTGVYIGQSQNVQVDHNLARGNVSGFEIENCHDVRLDHNVSTGNTGGILSFTLPFLDVKQNAGNRIDHNWVQANNKANTCIDPEDAVCGVPPGTGILVLAADDNRVDHNLVLNNDSYGIAVANFCVAQQLPDDACSALDIEPNSDDAQVDHNAVFGNGANPSPLIQPVFAVDLAWDGTGTGNCWSKNAHKTQFPDQLPSCQ